A portion of the Streptomyces erythrochromogenes genome contains these proteins:
- a CDS encoding LysE/ArgO family amino acid transporter gives MTHGTITAALAGFGTGLSLIVAIGAQNAFVLRQGARRHAVLAVVAICALSDALLIALGVAGVGAFVTAWPAALTVVGLAGGAFLVGYGVLAARRVLRPTPGAALTAEGAASGSARRAVLTCLAMTWLNPHVYLDTVLLVGSLAADRGDLRWAFGIGAGLASLAWFTSLGYGARLLSGLLARPSAWRVMDGLVAATMVTMGGLLLARA, from the coding sequence ATGACACACGGCACCATCACCGCGGCCCTGGCCGGCTTCGGCACCGGACTCTCCCTCATCGTCGCCATCGGCGCGCAGAACGCCTTCGTCCTCCGTCAGGGCGCGCGCCGCCACGCGGTCCTCGCCGTGGTCGCCATCTGCGCGCTCTCGGACGCGCTCCTCATCGCCCTCGGCGTCGCCGGCGTGGGGGCCTTCGTCACCGCCTGGCCTGCCGCCCTGACCGTCGTGGGACTGGCCGGTGGCGCCTTCCTCGTCGGCTACGGAGTCCTCGCCGCCCGCCGGGTGCTGCGGCCCACCCCCGGCGCGGCCCTCACCGCGGAGGGAGCCGCCTCCGGATCCGCCCGCCGGGCCGTGCTGACCTGCCTGGCCATGACCTGGCTCAACCCGCACGTCTACCTGGACACCGTGCTGCTCGTCGGCTCGCTGGCCGCGGACCGCGGGGACCTGCGCTGGGCCTTCGGCATCGGTGCGGGCCTGGCCAGCCTGGCCTGGTTCACCAGCCTGGGCTACGGGGCCCGGCTGCTGAGCGGCCTGCTGGCCCGCCCCTCGGCCTGGCGGGTCATGGACGGGCTGGTCGCGGCGACCATGGTCACGATGGGCGGCCTCCTCCTGGCCCGCGCGTAG
- a CDS encoding LysR family transcriptional regulator ArgP, with the protein MDELPLDQVRTLLAVLDEGTFDAAAAALHVTPSAVSQRVKALEQRTGRVLLMRTKPVRATESGEVVVRFARQLARLERDARAELGMADGRGPVRLPIAVNADSLATWFLPALTRVPQDPPVCIELRREDEAHTTALLREGQVMAAVTSSPDPVAGCSVRMLGLARYLPTASPAFAARYLTGAPERDLRGAPTIVFDRKDDLQDVFVRSLTGDAAAGAGQVRHHVPTSEGFRDAVVAGLGWGLVPEQQAGPLVRTGELVLVVPRRPMDVPLYWQQWKLDSPALSMVADVVAAAAAEALRSPSP; encoded by the coding sequence ATGGACGAGCTTCCCCTGGACCAGGTGCGCACGCTGCTCGCGGTGCTGGACGAGGGCACCTTCGACGCGGCGGCCGCCGCCCTGCACGTGACGCCCTCGGCGGTCAGCCAGCGGGTCAAGGCCCTCGAACAGCGCACCGGGCGGGTGCTGCTGATGCGGACGAAGCCGGTGCGGGCCACGGAATCCGGGGAGGTGGTGGTCCGCTTCGCCCGGCAGCTGGCCCGGCTGGAGCGGGACGCGCGCGCCGAGCTGGGCATGGCCGACGGCAGGGGCCCGGTAAGGCTGCCGATCGCGGTGAACGCGGACTCCCTCGCGACGTGGTTCCTGCCCGCGCTGACACGGGTGCCGCAGGATCCGCCGGTCTGCATCGAGCTGCGCCGCGAGGACGAGGCGCACACGACGGCGCTGCTGCGCGAGGGGCAGGTGATGGCCGCGGTGACCTCCTCCCCGGACCCGGTGGCCGGGTGCAGCGTACGGATGCTGGGCCTGGCCCGGTACCTGCCGACGGCCAGCCCGGCGTTCGCCGCCCGGTACCTGACGGGCGCGCCGGAGCGGGACCTGCGGGGGGCGCCGACGATCGTCTTCGACCGCAAGGACGACCTCCAGGACGTCTTCGTCCGGTCGCTGACCGGGGACGCGGCGGCCGGGGCGGGGCAGGTGCGGCACCACGTGCCGACGTCGGAGGGCTTCCGCGACGCGGTCGTAGCCGGGCTGGGGTGGGGGCTGGTGCCCGAGCAGCAGGCGGGTCCGCTGGTGCGCACGGGGGAGCTGGTGCTGGTGGTGCCCCGGCGGCCGATGGACGTACCGCTGTACTGGCAGCAGTGGAAGCTGGACTCGCCGGCCCTGTCGATGGTGGCGGACGTGGTCGCGGCGGCGGCCGCGGAGGCACTGCGCAGCCCTTCGCCGTGA
- a CDS encoding NUDIX hydrolase: MPDRPSPDAVRAYYADRPAPLVAATGIVLDTRGRVLVLTTSYKSDLELPGGTVEDTETPEQGLARELREELDLGVPVGRLLAVDSRPPGPLGRSLIVHVHLVGPLSPQEAAAISFADGEITAARWLRPEEACAVLPARVAPRLRAGLAALHTGSFAHLVDGVPQPGSPAGLDPARRAALEHAGTLDAASHRASRPKALTAASVLFTAADGRILLVQPAYGRTDRWHLPGGGIDSDLGEIPRAAARREVREELGLDLAPGRLLAVNWSHKPGRPARIRFLYDGGVLDAPTLARIRLNPTELLQWRTVPREELPALVKGALRRQITACLEARASGAGPLELHAGRP; the protein is encoded by the coding sequence GTGCCCGACCGTCCCTCCCCCGACGCGGTGCGCGCGTACTACGCCGACCGGCCGGCGCCGCTCGTGGCCGCCACCGGGATCGTCCTGGACACCCGCGGGCGGGTCCTCGTACTGACCACTTCGTACAAGAGCGATCTGGAGCTGCCGGGCGGCACGGTCGAGGACACCGAGACGCCGGAGCAGGGGCTGGCCCGCGAGCTGCGCGAGGAGTTGGACCTCGGCGTGCCCGTCGGCCGGCTGCTGGCGGTGGACTCGCGGCCGCCCGGCCCGCTCGGCCGCTCCCTGATCGTGCACGTCCACCTCGTCGGGCCGCTCTCGCCGCAGGAGGCCGCGGCGATCTCCTTCGCCGACGGGGAGATCACGGCGGCGCGCTGGCTGCGGCCGGAGGAGGCCTGCGCGGTCCTGCCCGCCCGTGTCGCGCCCCGGCTGCGCGCCGGGCTGGCCGCCCTGCACACCGGCTCCTTCGCACACCTGGTCGACGGCGTCCCCCAGCCCGGCTCGCCCGCCGGCCTCGATCCGGCCCGGCGCGCGGCCCTGGAGCATGCGGGCACCCTCGACGCCGCCAGCCACCGGGCCAGCCGGCCGAAGGCCCTGACCGCGGCGAGCGTGCTGTTCACCGCCGCCGACGGCCGGATCCTGCTGGTGCAGCCCGCGTACGGCCGCACCGACCGCTGGCACCTGCCCGGCGGCGGCATCGACAGCGACCTCGGCGAGATCCCGCGCGCCGCCGCCCGGCGGGAGGTCCGCGAGGAGCTCGGCCTCGACCTGGCCCCGGGCCGCCTGCTCGCCGTGAACTGGTCGCACAAGCCCGGCCGTCCGGCCCGCATCCGCTTCCTGTACGACGGCGGCGTGCTCGACGCCCCCACCCTGGCCCGGATCCGGCTGAACCCGACCGAGCTCCTCCAATGGCGCACCGTCCCGCGCGAGGAGCTCCCCGCCCTGGTCAAGGGCGCCCTGCGGCGCCAGATCACCGCCTGCCTCGAAGCCCGGGCCAGCGGCGCCGGCCCGCTGGAACTCCACGCGGGCCGCCCCTGA
- the corA gene encoding magnesium/cobalt transporter CorA: protein MFSNLRRAVRRGYRRAVDLSHPARSPLGSSVVNCLVYRDGVRQDDCAEVEEALRRVRKTGDGFVWIGLHEPAQSELAGLAELFGLHPLAVEDAVNAHQRPKVERYGDTLFSVFKTVRYVEHEELTATSEVVETGELMAFTGTDFVITIRHGGRGTLGPVREELEAAPDQLLRGPAAVLHAMADHVVDDYVAVTDAVQNDIDAVETAVFSENGGRGDAGRIYQLKRELLELRRAVAPLSRPLQQLATQPIPVIPPEIRAYFRDVADHVTRATEQIGAYDNLLDSILQAHLAQVTVAQNEDMRKITAWAAIVAVPTMVCGVYGMNFDHMPELHWTYGYPLVLGVMALACFAIHRGFRRNGWL from the coding sequence ATGTTCAGCAACCTGCGCCGGGCCGTGCGCCGCGGCTACCGACGGGCCGTCGACCTCAGCCACCCCGCCCGCTCCCCGCTCGGCAGCTCGGTGGTCAACTGCCTGGTGTACCGGGACGGCGTACGGCAGGACGATTGCGCGGAGGTCGAGGAGGCGCTGCGCCGGGTCCGCAAGACGGGCGACGGCTTCGTCTGGATCGGCCTGCACGAGCCTGCGCAGTCGGAGCTCGCCGGCCTCGCGGAGCTGTTCGGCCTGCACCCGCTCGCCGTCGAGGACGCCGTGAACGCGCACCAGCGGCCCAAGGTGGAGCGCTACGGCGACACGCTGTTCTCCGTCTTCAAGACCGTGCGCTACGTGGAGCACGAGGAGCTGACCGCGACCAGCGAGGTGGTGGAGACCGGCGAGCTGATGGCCTTCACCGGCACGGACTTCGTCATCACCATCCGGCACGGCGGCCGCGGCACCCTCGGGCCGGTGCGCGAGGAGCTGGAAGCCGCCCCCGACCAGCTGCTCAGGGGGCCCGCGGCGGTCCTGCACGCGATGGCCGACCACGTGGTCGACGACTACGTGGCCGTCACGGACGCCGTGCAGAACGACATCGACGCCGTGGAGACCGCGGTGTTCAGCGAGAACGGCGGCCGCGGCGACGCCGGCCGGATCTACCAGCTCAAGCGCGAACTCCTGGAGCTGCGGCGGGCTGTGGCCCCGCTGAGCCGGCCGCTCCAGCAGCTGGCCACGCAGCCGATACCGGTCATCCCGCCGGAGATCCGCGCGTACTTCCGGGACGTGGCCGACCACGTGACCCGGGCCACCGAGCAGATCGGCGCCTACGACAACCTCCTGGACTCCATCCTCCAGGCCCACCTCGCGCAGGTGACCGTCGCCCAGAACGAGGACATGCGCAAGATCACGGCGTGGGCCGCCATCGTGGCCGTCCCCACGATGGTCTGCGGCGTCTACGGCATGAACTTCGACCACATGCCGGAACTCCACTGGACGTACGGCTACCCCCTCGTCCTCGGCGTCATGGCGCTCGCCTGCTTCGCCATCCACCGCGGCTTCCGCCGCAACGGCTGGCTCTGA
- a CDS encoding glyceraldehyde-3-phosphate dehydrogenase: MTVNEDSFTNWNHREEIAEAMIPIIGKLHRERDVNILLHSRSLVNKSVVSILKTHRFARQIDGEELSVTETMPFLQALTALDLGPSQIDLGMLAATYKADDHGLSVEEFTAQAVAGATGENKLERSEGRDVVLYGFGRIGRLVARLLIEKAGSGKGLRLRAIVVRGGGDQDLVKRASLLRRDSIHGQFQGTITVDEANSTIVANGNAIKVIYANDPSEVDYTAYGIKDAILIDNTGKWRDREGLSKHLRPGIDKVVLTAPGKGDVPNIVHGVNHDTVKPDERILSCASCTTNAIVPPLKAMDDEYGVLRGHVETVHSFTNDQNLLDNYHKADRRGRSAPLNMVITETGAASAVAKALPDLKAPITGSSIRVPVPDVSIAILSLRLGRETTREEVLDHLRDVSLNSPLKRQIDFTTAPDAVSMDFVGSRHASIVDAGATKVDGDNAILYLWYDNEFGYSCQVIRVVQHVSGVEYPTYPVPAV; this comes from the coding sequence GTGACTGTCAACGAGGACTCGTTCACCAACTGGAACCACCGCGAGGAGATCGCGGAGGCGATGATCCCGATCATCGGGAAGCTGCACCGGGAGCGGGACGTCAACATCCTGCTCCACAGCCGCTCCCTGGTGAACAAATCGGTGGTCAGCATCCTCAAGACCCACCGCTTCGCCCGGCAGATCGACGGCGAGGAGCTGTCGGTCACCGAGACCATGCCGTTCCTGCAGGCGCTCACCGCGCTCGACCTCGGTCCCTCGCAGATCGACCTCGGCATGCTCGCCGCCACCTACAAGGCCGACGACCACGGCCTGTCGGTCGAGGAGTTCACCGCCCAGGCCGTCGCCGGCGCCACGGGCGAGAACAAGCTGGAGCGCAGCGAGGGCCGCGACGTCGTCCTGTACGGCTTCGGCCGCATCGGCCGCCTGGTCGCCCGCCTGCTCATCGAGAAGGCCGGCTCCGGCAAGGGCCTGCGCCTGCGGGCCATCGTCGTCCGGGGCGGCGGCGACCAGGACCTGGTCAAGCGCGCCTCGCTGCTGCGCCGCGACTCGATCCACGGCCAGTTCCAGGGCACGATCACCGTGGACGAGGCCAACAGCACCATCGTCGCCAACGGCAACGCGATCAAGGTGATCTACGCCAACGACCCCTCCGAGGTCGACTACACGGCGTACGGCATCAAGGACGCCATCCTCATCGACAACACGGGCAAGTGGCGCGACCGCGAGGGCCTGTCCAAGCACCTGCGCCCCGGCATCGACAAGGTCGTCCTGACCGCCCCGGGCAAGGGCGACGTCCCGAACATCGTGCACGGCGTCAACCACGACACCGTCAAGCCGGACGAGCGGATCCTGTCCTGCGCGTCCTGCACCACCAACGCGATCGTCCCGCCGCTGAAGGCCATGGACGACGAGTACGGTGTCCTGCGCGGCCACGTCGAGACCGTCCACTCGTTCACGAACGACCAGAACCTGCTGGACAACTACCACAAGGCCGACCGCCGCGGCCGCAGCGCGCCGCTGAACATGGTCATCACCGAGACCGGCGCCGCCTCCGCCGTCGCGAAGGCGCTGCCCGACCTCAAGGCGCCCATCACCGGCAGCTCGATCCGCGTTCCCGTCCCGGACGTCTCGATCGCCATCCTCAGCCTGCGCCTGGGCCGCGAGACCACCCGTGAGGAAGTCCTCGACCACCTGCGCGACGTCTCGCTGAACTCGCCGCTGAAGCGCCAGATCGACTTCACCACGGCCCCCGACGCCGTCTCCATGGACTTCGTCGGCTCGCGCCACGCGTCCATCGTCGACGCCGGCGCCACCAAGGTCGACGGCGACAACGCGATCCTCTACCTCTGGTACGACAACGAGTTCGGCTACTCGTGCCAGGTCATCCGCGTGGTCCAGCACGTCTCCGGCGTGGAGTACCCGACCTACCCGGTCCCGGCGGTCTGA
- a CDS encoding MFS transporter gives MDGDRRGWRQCLLSGAVFAVCMAGTTLPTPLYGLYQEKFGFSELVVTVVYAVYAFGVIGVLLLAGNASDAVGRRPVLLAGLGFSAASAVCFLCATAMGWLYAGRLLSGLSAGLFTGAATVYVMELAPPGGASRATFVATAANMCGLGCGPLLAGVLAQYAPWPLYLPFAVHLFLVAVSAAVLLGLDETVRERRPLSTVRPQRPGVPPQVRSVFGPAALAAFVGFALFGVFTSVSPAFLAESLDVHDRAVSGLVVALAFFASTAGQLAVGRVGVGRSLPLGCAGLLAGLALLAGALVGDLLALVVASALVGGFGQGLAFRGALSAVAGASPPDRRAAVVSTLFVVAYAGISVPVIGVGLLVEPIGLEGAGLVFIACMAALVGAAAVYLLRRPVRADA, from the coding sequence ATGGACGGTGATCGCCGAGGGTGGCGCCAGTGCTTGCTCAGCGGGGCGGTGTTCGCCGTGTGCATGGCCGGCACCACGCTGCCGACCCCCCTCTACGGCCTGTACCAGGAGAAGTTCGGGTTCTCCGAGCTGGTGGTGACCGTCGTGTACGCCGTGTACGCCTTCGGGGTCATCGGCGTGCTGCTGCTGGCGGGCAACGCCTCGGACGCCGTCGGCCGGCGGCCGGTGCTGCTGGCCGGGCTGGGCTTCTCCGCGGCCAGCGCCGTCTGTTTCCTGTGCGCCACCGCGATGGGCTGGCTGTACGCGGGGCGGCTGCTGTCGGGGCTGTCCGCCGGGCTGTTCACCGGGGCCGCGACGGTCTACGTGATGGAGCTGGCGCCGCCCGGCGGGGCCTCCCGGGCCACGTTCGTGGCGACGGCCGCCAACATGTGCGGGCTGGGCTGCGGTCCTCTGCTCGCCGGTGTGCTCGCGCAGTACGCCCCCTGGCCGCTGTACCTGCCCTTCGCCGTGCACCTGTTCCTGGTGGCGGTGTCGGCCGCCGTCCTGCTGGGGCTGGACGAGACCGTACGGGAGCGGCGGCCGCTGAGCACGGTACGGCCGCAGCGGCCGGGCGTACCCCCGCAGGTGCGGTCGGTGTTCGGCCCCGCGGCGCTCGCCGCGTTCGTGGGGTTCGCCCTGTTCGGGGTCTTCACCTCGGTCAGCCCGGCCTTCCTCGCGGAGTCCCTCGACGTGCACGACCGGGCCGTGAGCGGGCTGGTCGTCGCGCTCGCCTTCTTCGCCTCGACGGCCGGGCAGCTGGCGGTGGGCCGGGTCGGGGTGGGGCGGTCGCTGCCACTGGGCTGCGCGGGGCTGCTGGCCGGGCTGGCGCTGCTCGCGGGCGCCCTGGTGGGGGACCTGCTGGCGCTGGTGGTGGCGAGCGCGCTGGTCGGCGGTTTCGGGCAGGGGCTGGCGTTCCGCGGGGCGCTGTCGGCGGTGGCCGGGGCGTCGCCGCCGGACCGGCGCGCGGCGGTGGTCTCGACGCTGTTCGTCGTGGCCTACGCGGGCATCTCCGTACCCGTGATCGGTGTGGGACTGCTCGTGGAACCGATCGGCCTGGAAGGCGCGGGGCTCGTTTTCATCGCGTGCATGGCCGCCCTGGTCGGGGCCGCGGCCGTCTACCTGCTGCGGCGGCCGGTGCGCGCGGACGCGTGA
- a CDS encoding phospholipase D family protein, with the protein MTRVQWLLVRGERGNPATRLDDRRPDGATWSWGNEARPLVHGATYFAELLAAVDAMRAGDLLLFTDWRGDPDERLDGPGTEIGTVLCRAAERGVMVKGLLWRSHLDSLHFSQEENLRFGEELARAGGECLLDMRVRPGGSHHQKMVVLRHRDRPERDVAYVGGIDLCHNRNDDARHRGDRQSLPLAAAYGPHPPWHDVQLALRGPVVGDVEAVFRERWEDPAPLSRSPLTRLRERMHREDVSADRLPPQTPDPAPCGTHTVQLLRTYPNRLLLGYPFAPDGERSIARGYLKSLRRARALIYLEDQYLWSPRVVAGFAEALRRQPGLRMIGVVPTFPDQEGRLTLPMNLIGRINALAELRRAGGDRVAVYGLENHVGTPVYVHAKVCVIDDVWASVGSDNINLRSWTHDSELGCAVHDESPDPRAPLDPGGLGDGARVFARELRLELMREHLDLADPDGDADTGTATGTVADAAGARSAEQALCDPVEAFEAFRAAAAALDAWHENGCRGPRPPGRLRGYDPPDLPARQRLPARLLARVLVDPDGRPMGLRMRRRF; encoded by the coding sequence ATGACCCGCGTGCAGTGGCTCCTGGTGCGCGGCGAACGCGGCAACCCCGCGACGCGCCTGGACGACCGGCGCCCGGACGGCGCGACCTGGTCCTGGGGCAACGAGGCACGGCCGCTGGTCCACGGGGCCACGTACTTCGCCGAGCTCCTGGCGGCCGTCGACGCGATGCGCGCGGGCGACCTGCTCCTGTTCACCGACTGGCGCGGAGACCCCGACGAGCGGCTCGACGGCCCCGGCACCGAGATCGGCACGGTCCTGTGCCGGGCGGCCGAGCGCGGCGTCATGGTCAAGGGCCTGCTGTGGCGCTCCCACCTGGACAGCCTCCACTTCAGCCAGGAGGAGAACCTCCGCTTCGGCGAGGAGCTCGCCCGCGCCGGCGGCGAATGCCTGCTCGACATGCGGGTCCGGCCCGGCGGCTCCCACCACCAGAAGATGGTGGTGCTGCGCCACCGGGACCGTCCCGAGCGGGACGTCGCGTACGTCGGCGGCATCGACCTCTGCCACAACCGCAACGACGACGCCCGGCACCGCGGCGACCGCCAGTCGCTGCCCCTGGCCGCCGCCTACGGGCCGCACCCGCCGTGGCACGACGTCCAGCTCGCCCTGCGCGGCCCGGTCGTCGGCGACGTCGAGGCCGTCTTCCGCGAACGCTGGGAGGACCCGGCGCCGCTCAGCCGCAGCCCGCTCACCCGGCTGCGCGAGCGGATGCACCGCGAGGACGTCAGCGCGGACCGGCTGCCGCCGCAGACACCCGATCCGGCGCCCTGCGGCACCCACACCGTCCAACTGCTGCGGACCTACCCGAACCGCCTCCTGCTCGGCTACCCCTTCGCCCCGGACGGCGAGCGCAGCATCGCCCGCGGCTACCTCAAGTCGCTGCGGCGGGCCCGGGCGCTGATCTACCTGGAGGACCAGTACCTGTGGTCGCCCCGCGTGGTGGCCGGCTTCGCCGAGGCACTGCGCAGGCAGCCGGGGCTTCGGATGATCGGCGTCGTCCCGACCTTCCCGGACCAAGAGGGACGGCTCACGCTGCCGATGAACCTGATCGGGCGGATCAACGCCCTGGCCGAGCTGCGCCGGGCCGGCGGCGACCGGGTCGCCGTGTACGGCCTGGAGAACCACGTCGGAACCCCCGTCTACGTCCACGCCAAGGTGTGCGTGATCGACGACGTGTGGGCCTCCGTCGGGTCGGACAACATCAACCTCCGCTCGTGGACCCACGACTCCGAACTCGGCTGCGCGGTCCACGACGAGAGCCCGGACCCGCGCGCTCCGCTCGACCCGGGAGGCCTGGGGGACGGCGCCCGCGTCTTCGCCCGGGAGCTGCGCCTGGAACTCATGCGCGAGCACCTGGACCTCGCGGACCCGGACGGGGACGCGGACACGGGCACGGCCACGGGAACGGTCGCGGACGCTGCCGGCGCGCGGTCCGCGGAGCAGGCGCTGTGCGACCCCGTGGAGGCCTTCGAGGCCTTCCGGGCGGCCGCCGCCGCGCTCGACGCCTGGCACGAGAACGGCTGCCGGGGCCCCCGCCCGCCCGGGCGGCTGCGCGGCTACGACCCTCCGGACCTGCCCGCCCGGCAGCGGCTGCCGGCCCGGCTGCTGGCCCGGGTCCTGGTCGACCCGGACGGCCGCCCGATGGGGCTGAGGATGCGCAGGAGGTTCTGA
- a CDS encoding TOBE domain-containing protein, giving the protein MESYTIGQAARLLGVSVDTARRWADAERFPTRREGTRRMVDGPDLAAFCVEAAQEGAEGEEAAYTSARNAFPGIVTGVKLGTVDAQVEIQAGPHRIVSLLTREAVEELGLEVGARATARVKSTSVFIDRV; this is encoded by the coding sequence ATGGAGTCCTACACGATCGGCCAGGCGGCCCGGCTGCTCGGCGTCAGCGTCGACACGGCCCGCCGCTGGGCGGACGCCGAACGTTTTCCCACCCGCCGCGAGGGCACGCGCAGGATGGTGGACGGGCCGGACCTGGCCGCGTTCTGCGTCGAGGCCGCACAGGAGGGTGCCGAGGGCGAGGAGGCCGCGTACACCTCGGCGCGCAACGCCTTCCCGGGCATCGTCACCGGGGTGAAGCTCGGAACGGTCGACGCGCAGGTGGAGATCCAGGCGGGCCCGCACCGCATCGTGTCGCTGCTGACGCGGGAGGCGGTGGAGGAGCTCGGCCTGGAGGTGGGAGCGCGGGCCACGGCACGCGTGAAGTCGACCAGCGTCTTCATCGACCGGGTCTGA
- a CDS encoding cyclase family protein, translating to MSGSHADDDPGRPADAAPGGPAVSRAEFDSVFAAVSTWGRWPEADRGAWNRVTGDHVRRAAALVRSGTTVQLGLPWNTRAGPDNSRPALHYMSDLGDVEAPEPATHKDFIAADYHGKAVSHLDALCHVAYRGRLYDGRPARESVDAGGARFGSVEALGPLVTKGVLLDLPAVLGTDWLEPGHAVRARDVLAAERALGVTIDEGCAVLLRSGRFRRRRELGPWDADAACAGLHVDAVPLLAERAIALLGGDGDSDVRPSPVEGVHSPVHALAVAAMGVPLLDNLDLEALSAACAEARRHEFMIVVSPLRVPGGTGSPVNPVAVL from the coding sequence GTGAGCGGCAGTCACGCGGACGACGACCCGGGCCGCCCGGCGGACGCGGCCCCCGGCGGGCCCGCGGTGTCGCGTGCGGAGTTCGACTCCGTCTTCGCCGCGGTGAGCACCTGGGGCCGGTGGCCCGAGGCCGACCGCGGCGCCTGGAACCGGGTCACCGGGGACCACGTACGGCGGGCCGCCGCCCTGGTCCGGTCCGGCACGACGGTGCAGCTGGGCCTGCCGTGGAACACCCGTGCCGGACCGGACAACAGCAGGCCGGCCCTGCACTACATGTCCGACCTCGGTGACGTGGAGGCCCCGGAGCCCGCCACGCACAAGGACTTCATCGCCGCCGACTACCACGGCAAGGCCGTGAGCCACCTCGACGCGCTGTGCCACGTCGCCTACCGGGGCCGGCTCTACGACGGCCGCCCGGCACGGGAGTCCGTCGACGCCGGGGGCGCCCGCTTCGGTTCGGTGGAGGCCCTCGGCCCCCTGGTCACCAAGGGCGTGCTCCTCGACCTGCCGGCCGTCCTCGGGACGGACTGGCTGGAACCCGGCCACGCGGTCCGCGCGCGCGACGTCCTCGCCGCGGAGCGGGCGCTCGGGGTGACGATCGACGAGGGCTGCGCGGTGCTGCTGCGCTCCGGCCGCTTCCGCAGGCGGCGGGAGCTCGGCCCCTGGGACGCCGACGCGGCGTGCGCCGGCCTCCACGTCGATGCCGTGCCGCTGCTGGCCGAGCGGGCGATCGCGCTGCTCGGCGGTGACGGGGACAGCGACGTACGCCCCTCGCCGGTCGAGGGCGTGCACTCCCCCGTCCATGCGCTGGCCGTCGCCGCGATGGGGGTGCCGCTGCTGGACAACCTCGACCTGGAGGCCCTCTCCGCCGCCTGCGCCGAGGCGCGGCGGCACGAATTCATGATCGTCGTATCGCCCCTGAGGGTGCCCGGCGGGACGGGCTCGCCGGTCAATCCGGTCGCCGTCCTGTGA
- a CDS encoding PP2C family protein-serine/threonine phosphatase, translated as MRVPNRAPPGPGSGGHHQVLFVLAKCVPFAIALLVLAIEFTPAHVLYTGPFLVATPALAAVTMGPAGTLAAAGLAVAVSVTTATYNQAWGSQQVYSNFLALFLVSLASVMTSRMARARSASELSQVRRIASAAQKVLLRPVPERLGPLRAASLYVAAEKGAQIGGDLYEAMETRYGIRMIVGDVRGKGLPAVRTAAAVLGAFREAVYYEDDLVDVIRHCEEAMRRDAAVPGAVDEEALVEGFVTAVVAQVPDGHVVEVVNRGHPPPLLLRDGKVQALMPSGPLPPLGLGEFIAGPPGTMDTYSFLPGDRLLLHTDGVNEARDSANAFFALPEAMEAMPDSGPRQFLDRLCQALVRHTGDRLADDVAMILADRRDEAGRPVR; from the coding sequence ATGCGGGTGCCCAACCGCGCTCCTCCTGGACCGGGAAGCGGCGGCCACCACCAGGTCCTCTTCGTCCTCGCGAAGTGCGTGCCCTTCGCGATCGCGCTCCTGGTGCTGGCCATCGAGTTCACGCCCGCACACGTCCTGTACACCGGGCCCTTCCTGGTGGCCACGCCGGCACTGGCCGCGGTGACGATGGGCCCCGCGGGAACCCTCGCCGCGGCGGGCCTGGCCGTGGCCGTGAGCGTGACCACGGCCACGTACAACCAGGCATGGGGCAGCCAGCAGGTCTACAGCAACTTCCTCGCCCTCTTCCTGGTGTCGCTGGCCAGCGTGATGACCAGCCGCATGGCCCGCGCCCGCAGCGCGAGCGAACTGAGCCAGGTCCGGCGGATCGCCTCGGCCGCGCAGAAGGTGCTGCTGCGGCCCGTCCCCGAGCGCCTGGGCCCGCTGCGCGCGGCCAGCCTGTACGTGGCGGCCGAGAAGGGCGCGCAGATCGGCGGGGACCTGTACGAGGCCATGGAGACCCGGTATGGCATCCGCATGATCGTGGGGGACGTCCGGGGCAAGGGCCTGCCCGCCGTACGCACGGCCGCGGCCGTGCTCGGCGCCTTCCGGGAGGCCGTGTACTACGAGGACGACCTGGTGGACGTCATCAGGCACTGCGAGGAGGCCATGCGCCGGGACGCGGCCGTGCCCGGCGCGGTCGACGAGGAGGCGCTCGTGGAGGGCTTCGTCACCGCGGTGGTGGCCCAGGTGCCCGACGGGCACGTGGTCGAGGTGGTCAACCGCGGCCACCCGCCGCCGCTGCTGCTGCGCGACGGCAAGGTCCAGGCCCTGATGCCCAGCGGTCCGCTGCCGCCGCTCGGCCTGGGCGAGTTCATCGCCGGCCCGCCCGGCACCATGGACACCTACTCCTTCCTGCCCGGAGACCGCCTGCTGCTCCACACCGACGGCGTCAACGAGGCCCGCGACAGCGCGAACGCCTTCTTCGCCCTGCCGGAGGCCATGGAGGCGATGCCCGACAGCGGGCCCCGGCAGTTCCTGGACCGGCTGTGCCAGGCACTGGTCCGCCACACCGGGGACCGGCTGGCGGACGACGTGGCGATGATCCTCGCCGACCGGCGCGACGAGGCGGGAAGGCCGGTCCGATGA